The following coding sequences are from one Paenibacillus sp. FSL R5-0912 window:
- the asd gene encoding aspartate-semialdehyde dehydrogenase produces the protein MSSKLRAGIVGGTGMVGQRFIALLENHPWFQVTAIAASANSAGKTYEESVKGRWKLSTPMPEAVKSIMVQDASKVEEVSADVDLIFCAVDMKKEEIKALEEAYARTGTPVISNNSAHRWTPDVPMVIPEINPEHLEVIAQQRKRLGTETGFIAVKPNCSIQSYMPTLHALHDFKPSKVVVTTYQAISGAGKTFADWPDMVDNVIPFIGGEEEKSEQEPLRIWGKVTKEGIVKSEQPVITTQCIRVPVADGHMAAVFASFEQKPSREDILERWNSFQGRPQQLGLPSAPKQFITYFEEENRPQTRLDRDIENGMGISAGRLREDSLYDYKFVSLSHNTVRGAAGGAVLIAELLKAEGYIQPK, from the coding sequence ATGTCAAGTAAGTTGAGAGCGGGTATTGTTGGCGGTACCGGTATGGTCGGCCAGCGTTTCATTGCACTTCTTGAGAATCATCCCTGGTTTCAGGTAACGGCTATTGCCGCGAGTGCGAATTCGGCCGGCAAGACGTACGAGGAGTCCGTCAAAGGCAGATGGAAGCTGTCCACACCCATGCCGGAGGCCGTTAAGAGCATTATGGTTCAGGACGCCTCCAAGGTGGAGGAAGTGTCTGCGGATGTGGATCTGATCTTCTGCGCTGTAGATATGAAGAAAGAAGAAATCAAGGCACTGGAAGAAGCCTACGCACGCACCGGCACTCCGGTTATTTCCAACAATTCCGCGCACCGCTGGACGCCGGATGTTCCGATGGTGATTCCTGAGATCAATCCTGAGCATCTTGAGGTGATTGCCCAGCAGCGCAAACGTCTGGGTACCGAAACCGGATTTATCGCTGTCAAGCCTAACTGTTCCATTCAGAGCTACATGCCTACACTGCATGCGCTTCATGATTTCAAGCCTTCGAAGGTAGTTGTGACGACGTATCAGGCGATTTCCGGAGCCGGTAAAACCTTTGCCGACTGGCCGGACATGGTGGACAACGTGATTCCATTCATCGGCGGCGAAGAAGAGAAGAGCGAGCAGGAGCCATTGCGGATCTGGGGGAAGGTAACTAAAGAGGGGATTGTCAAAAGCGAACAGCCAGTGATCACGACACAGTGTATTCGTGTACCGGTTGCTGATGGCCATATGGCTGCGGTATTCGCCTCCTTTGAGCAGAAGCCTAGCAGGGAAGATATTCTGGAACGCTGGAACAGCTTCCAGGGACGTCCTCAGCAGCTGGGACTGCCAAGCGCACCTAAACAGTTCATTACCTATTTCGAAGAAGAGAACCGTCCGCAGACCCGTCTGGACCGTGATATTGAGAACGGAATGGGAATTTCAGCAGGCAGACTCCGTGAAGATTCACTCTATGACTATAAATTTGTCAGCCTGTCCCACAACACTGTAAGAGGTGCTGCCGGCGGTGCTGTCCTGATCGCTGAGCTGCTGAAGGCCGAAGGTTATATTCAGCCGAAATAA
- the thiE gene encoding thiamine phosphate synthase, with the protein MKRMDREDIRKLLKVYFIMGSVNCRISPAETLSAAADGGITLFQFREKGPGALTGAALLELGQQLRAICRDRQIPFIVNDDLELAVALDADGVHAGQDDLPARTIRQRLGEHKIIGVSAHNLAEAQQAIADGADYLGVGPVYPTSSKDDAEAVQGTAVIETLRRSGLNVPLVGIGGISLDNALPVIRAGADGISVISAIAGAEDIRETARAFGRIIQCGMLPE; encoded by the coding sequence ATGAAACGAATGGACCGTGAGGATATACGCAAGCTCCTTAAGGTATATTTCATTATGGGCAGCGTGAACTGCCGCATCTCTCCAGCCGAGACTTTATCTGCCGCAGCAGACGGGGGAATCACCTTATTCCAGTTCCGTGAAAAGGGTCCCGGTGCTCTGACCGGCGCTGCTCTGCTAGAGCTTGGCCAGCAGCTCCGGGCAATCTGCCGGGACCGGCAGATTCCGTTCATCGTCAATGACGACCTGGAGCTGGCGGTAGCACTTGATGCAGACGGGGTCCATGCCGGCCAGGATGATCTGCCGGCCCGGACGATCCGCCAGCGGCTCGGCGAGCACAAGATCATCGGCGTTTCCGCCCATAATCTCGCGGAAGCGCAGCAGGCTATTGCGGACGGAGCCGATTATCTCGGGGTCGGTCCGGTCTACCCCACCTCCTCCAAAGACGATGCCGAAGCCGTTCAAGGGACGGCTGTCATTGAAACGCTCCGCCGCAGCGGACTTAATGTTCCCCTGGTAGGGATCGGCGGTATTAGCCTGGATAACGCCCTGCCGGTAATCCGGGCCGGTGCAGACGGAATCTCCGTCATCTCGGCCATTGCCGGAGCGGAGGATATCCGGGAGACCGCGAGGGCATTCGGGCGGATTATACAATGCGGAATGCTTCCGGAATGA
- a CDS encoding pseudouridine synthase: MRINKYISETGVYPRRETDRLIAAGRITINGIACAAGASVGPGDTVAVDGVTLSPDPEERVYLALNKPVGITCTAARQVEGNIIDYVGYPSRIFAVGRLDKQSEGLILMTNDGAVVNRMMRSEHGHEKEYNVTVDKPVTEAFLQEMSAGVDILGTRTKPCLTRRITDNEFAIVLTQGLNLQIRRMSKELGYRVLRLERIRIMHITLSGLERGQWRHLTTDELAELHSRLDAEK; the protein is encoded by the coding sequence GTGAGAATTAATAAATATATAAGTGAGACAGGCGTATACCCGCGCAGAGAGACGGATCGGCTGATTGCGGCGGGACGGATAACCATTAACGGTATAGCCTGTGCAGCGGGGGCCAGTGTAGGGCCTGGTGATACTGTGGCCGTTGACGGCGTTACGCTGAGCCCGGACCCGGAAGAACGGGTCTATCTGGCTCTTAACAAGCCAGTTGGGATTACCTGTACAGCTGCCCGGCAGGTGGAAGGGAATATCATTGATTATGTCGGTTATCCTTCCCGGATCTTTGCCGTCGGCAGGCTGGATAAACAGTCCGAAGGACTGATACTCATGACCAATGACGGAGCCGTGGTTAACCGGATGATGCGCTCCGAGCATGGGCATGAGAAGGAATATAACGTTACGGTGGACAAGCCGGTGACTGAAGCATTCCTTCAGGAGATGTCAGCCGGTGTGGATATTCTCGGGACCCGGACCAAGCCTTGCCTCACCCGCAGGATCACGGACAACGAGTTTGCGATTGTTTTAACCCAGGGACTGAATCTGCAGATCCGCCGGATGAGCAAAGAACTGGGTTACCGGGTGCTCCGCCTGGAGCGCATCCGGATCATGCACATTACGCTCAGCGGCCTTGAGCGGGGGCAGTGGAGGCATCTGACTACAGATGAGCTGGCTGAGCTCCACTCCAGACTGGACGCAGAGAAATAG
- a CDS encoding DUF3934 family protein, whose translation MVAKSKGGGTGRGTGSKGWTRWNKTAKPVKPAKSGPPGSPGTKPGTKGAGTAKGSSGGNKTGGSK comes from the coding sequence ATTGTGGCAAAAAGTAAAGGCGGCGGCACAGGCAGAGGGACAGGGAGCAAGGGCTGGACCCGATGGAATAAGACGGCGAAACCCGTGAAGCCGGCAAAAAGCGGACCTCCCGGAAGCCCGGGCACCAAACCGGGAACCAAAGGAGCAGGCACTGCCAAGGGCAGCAGCGGCGGCAACAAAACCGGAGGCAGTAAATAA
- a CDS encoding VWA domain-containing protein has translation MAEDIKDNGRNGAVSRWRLILGQEAEEALSGYGAGGGPTLTEEERIMDAALAAIYNEAGADGTSQAGSKGRGAGSGHAAINLSKWLGDVRTFFPEDVVSIIQSDAMERKGWKQLLFEPELLAAVKPDIQLVGTLLALKGKIPEKTKDTARMLVQALVDELVKLLETDIRRAVTGALNKRQHSPLPSLSGLDWKRTIERNLKHYDAERRMIIPERFFYFDRARRSKEWTVIVDIDQSGSMASSVIWASVIGSIFASIPALNTRVVAFDTEVVDLTEQCANDPVDMLFGIQLGGGTDIHKSVKYCEQFIEEPKKTLFIIVSDLYENGNQAGLVRRMRELRESGVRTMTLLALSDEGKPSYDERLAAQLTRDGTPCFACTPALLPVLVEGALKGQDLGELSKRLGMAR, from the coding sequence ATGGCGGAGGATATTAAGGATAACGGGCGGAACGGGGCTGTGTCGCGCTGGAGGCTGATTCTGGGCCAGGAAGCAGAGGAAGCTTTATCCGGCTATGGGGCAGGCGGCGGGCCTACTCTGACCGAGGAAGAGCGGATTATGGATGCGGCGCTGGCTGCCATCTATAATGAGGCAGGTGCTGACGGGACCTCTCAAGCGGGTTCAAAGGGCAGGGGGGCGGGATCAGGGCATGCCGCCATTAACCTGTCCAAATGGCTTGGGGACGTGCGCACCTTCTTCCCGGAGGATGTTGTCTCGATTATCCAGAGTGATGCCATGGAGCGCAAAGGCTGGAAGCAGCTGCTGTTCGAGCCGGAGCTGCTGGCGGCAGTGAAGCCGGATATCCAGCTGGTGGGTACGCTTCTGGCACTCAAAGGCAAAATTCCTGAGAAAACAAAGGACACCGCAAGAATGCTAGTCCAGGCACTGGTTGACGAGCTGGTCAAGCTGCTGGAGACGGATATCCGCCGTGCGGTCACCGGTGCGCTGAACAAGCGCCAGCATTCTCCGCTGCCGTCCCTGAGCGGGCTGGACTGGAAGCGGACGATTGAGCGCAATCTGAAGCATTATGATGCAGAGCGGCGGATGATTATCCCCGAGCGGTTCTTTTATTTCGACCGGGCCCGCCGCAGCAAGGAATGGACCGTGATCGTGGACATTGACCAGAGCGGATCGATGGCCAGCTCTGTTATCTGGGCTTCGGTGATCGGCTCGATCTTCGCCAGCATTCCGGCGCTTAACACGCGCGTGGTTGCTTTTGACACTGAGGTCGTAGATTTGACTGAGCAATGTGCCAATGATCCTGTAGACATGCTCTTCGGCATTCAGCTTGGCGGCGGCACAGATATCCATAAGTCCGTGAAATATTGTGAGCAGTTCATTGAGGAGCCGAAGAAGACGCTGTTCATCATTGTTTCCGATCTGTATGAGAACGGCAACCAGGCCGGATTGGTCCGGCGGATGCGTGAGCTGCGCGAATCCGGTGTGCGGACGATGACACTGCTGGCCCTGTCGGATGAAGGGAAGCCTTCCTACGACGAGCGCCTTGCCGCCCAGCTCACCCGTGACGGAACCCCTTGCTTTGCTTGTACTCCGGCGTTACTGCCTGTTTTGGTGGAGGGAGCGCTCAAGGGCCAGGATCTCGGTGAATTGTCCAAGCGTCTGGGGATGGCGCGATAA
- the thiD gene encoding bifunctional hydroxymethylpyrimidine kinase/phosphomethylpyrimidine kinase, with product MTLIRKALTIAGSDSGGGAGIQADLKTFQELGVYGMSALTAVTAQNTLGVQGVYPLEPEAVAAQLDSIGSDLAPDAIKTGMLFSSKIIGVVADKVTAYGWQQRLVIDPVMIAKGGSALLLQEAVQALINGLLPLALVVTPNLPEAEILTGMKINGIADREQAARLLHQMGPQYIVLKGGHDPSGDQLVDLLYDGREFQYMTSPRIETRHTHGTGCTYSAAVTAGLALGHSIDEAVHTAKAFIQAAIEDSLNLGAGHGPTNHFAYGNRIRSRGQQL from the coding sequence ATGACCCTTATACGTAAAGCGTTAACGATTGCCGGCTCTGACAGCGGCGGCGGTGCCGGTATCCAGGCTGATCTGAAGACCTTCCAGGAGCTTGGAGTCTACGGAATGTCCGCGCTCACTGCGGTCACGGCACAGAATACCTTAGGCGTTCAAGGTGTATATCCGCTGGAGCCGGAAGCCGTTGCTGCACAGCTGGATTCTATTGGGAGCGACTTGGCGCCAGATGCCATTAAGACCGGTATGCTGTTCAGCAGTAAGATTATCGGTGTTGTCGCGGATAAGGTGACAGCGTACGGCTGGCAGCAGCGGCTTGTGATCGACCCGGTAATGATTGCCAAGGGCGGGTCCGCTCTGCTGCTGCAGGAAGCCGTGCAGGCACTGATTAACGGATTGCTGCCTCTGGCACTTGTGGTTACTCCTAATCTTCCCGAAGCAGAGATTCTCACCGGGATGAAGATTAATGGAATAGCAGACAGAGAACAGGCTGCAAGACTCCTGCATCAGATGGGGCCGCAGTACATTGTTCTTAAGGGTGGACATGATCCGTCAGGCGATCAGCTGGTGGACCTGCTCTATGACGGCCGGGAATTCCAATATATGACCAGTCCGCGGATCGAGACCAGGCATACGCATGGGACCGGCTGTACTTACTCGGCGGCAGTGACGGCAGGACTTGCGCTCGGCCACTCCATTGATGAAGCGGTTCATACAGCCAAAGCCTTCATTCAGGCAGCTATTGAGGACAGTCTGAACCTCGGGGCAGGACACGGGCCGACCAATCATTTTGCTTACGGGAACCGTATCAGATCAAGGGGGCAGCAGCTATGA
- a CDS encoding DUF5682 family protein: MSGATVAAGVNIFGVRHLSPGGAKHLLEYLDELQPTAVLIEGPGDATDEIRHLTHNVTKPPVAILAFTEDLPVRTVLWPFAVYSPEYQGMRWAKEHGAEAEFIDLPSSVTLGLQDALRLESGSRPLLKPAADEQGEPTDDELQEQESVYSQIARLAGESDYDMYWERNYEHNASSGAYRAAILAFSARMRELSESRELIEQPREYAYNALREAYMRRQIRRKIEAGHPPDKIVVICGAYHAAALSDLADGMTDSELSSLPTRSTKLTLMPYSYYKLSTMSGYGAGNGAPHYFELMWELMESGRAEELPHLYLSSVARQVRGSGTHRSTAEVIEAVRLAESLAALHGGSAPTLRDLRDAAQTLLGHGDLAVVAESLARVDVGTAIGSLAEGVSQTPIQDDLNRLLKRYKLEKYKSTVASDLALDLRENRRVSSAEAAYLDLHRSVLFHRLELLGISFVRNMPSGQSGATWAEHWIIQWSPEVEIQVVESTLLGETIEVAAAYVLREKLLECRSITDASALIRIACQCAMTSQMEESSRVLQSLAVDSRDVVAIAAAARELATIIGFGDIRKVDTAPLVPLLEELFRRGCLFLLDASGCNDEAAALMISAMNELNGISLEHSGTLDSVLWLQELQQLSQRDDRNPRLSGFACAILMERAAVSAEDVAAEVSRRLSPGIPADLGAGWFEGLSMRNRYGLLSRMSLWEQLNDYINALDDEEFKRALVFLRRAFSTFSPREKTMISELLGELWGVNTEQAAEILTGELKEEEAKMLDELNDFDFGDL, encoded by the coding sequence GTGAGTGGGGCGACTGTTGCTGCCGGTGTGAATATTTTCGGGGTGCGCCATCTGTCTCCGGGCGGTGCGAAGCATCTGCTGGAATACTTGGATGAGCTTCAGCCGACCGCTGTCCTGATCGAAGGACCCGGCGATGCCACTGATGAGATCCGCCATTTGACTCACAACGTAACGAAACCTCCGGTTGCGATTCTGGCCTTCACCGAGGATTTACCTGTGCGGACGGTGCTGTGGCCGTTCGCTGTCTACTCCCCGGAATACCAGGGGATGCGATGGGCGAAGGAGCATGGGGCAGAAGCGGAATTCATCGATCTTCCCTCTTCCGTAACCCTGGGTCTGCAGGATGCCCTGCGGCTTGAATCCGGGAGCAGGCCGTTGCTTAAGCCTGCGGCGGATGAACAAGGTGAGCCTACGGATGATGAGCTGCAGGAGCAGGAATCGGTATACAGCCAGATTGCCCGGCTCGCCGGTGAGTCTGATTATGATATGTATTGGGAACGCAATTACGAGCATAACGCCAGCAGCGGAGCGTACCGTGCGGCGATACTGGCGTTCTCTGCCCGGATGCGTGAGCTGTCAGAGTCCCGGGAGCTGATAGAGCAGCCCCGCGAATATGCTTATAACGCGCTGCGCGAAGCTTATATGCGGCGTCAGATCCGGAGGAAGATTGAAGCCGGCCATCCGCCGGATAAGATAGTAGTGATCTGCGGCGCTTACCATGCTGCGGCCCTCTCAGACCTTGCAGACGGGATGACCGACAGCGAGCTGTCGTCACTGCCTACACGCAGCACGAAGCTGACGTTGATGCCGTATTCGTATTACAAGCTCTCTACGATGTCGGGTTATGGTGCAGGCAACGGGGCTCCGCATTACTTTGAGCTGATGTGGGAGCTGATGGAGTCCGGCAGGGCTGAGGAGCTGCCGCATCTCTACCTGTCCTCCGTGGCTAGGCAGGTACGCGGTTCCGGGACGCACCGCTCCACGGCAGAAGTCATTGAAGCGGTCCGGCTGGCAGAGTCGCTTGCAGCTCTGCACGGCGGGAGCGCGCCTACACTGCGTGATCTGCGCGATGCCGCCCAGACGCTGCTCGGCCATGGCGACCTCGCGGTTGTTGCCGAATCACTGGCTCGCGTGGATGTCGGTACGGCGATCGGCAGCCTGGCCGAAGGTGTCAGCCAGACACCGATTCAGGATGACCTGAACCGGCTGCTGAAGCGGTATAAGCTGGAAAAATATAAGTCCACTGTAGCCAGTGACCTGGCGCTCGATCTGCGGGAGAACCGCCGGGTGTCAAGCGCGGAAGCGGCCTACCTGGATCTGCACCGTTCCGTGCTGTTTCACAGGCTGGAGCTGCTGGGCATATCATTCGTGCGGAATATGCCAAGCGGACAGTCCGGGGCAACCTGGGCAGAGCACTGGATTATCCAGTGGTCACCGGAAGTGGAGATTCAGGTAGTTGAATCGACTCTCCTGGGCGAGACCATTGAAGTCGCTGCAGCTTATGTGCTGAGGGAGAAGCTGCTGGAATGCCGCTCCATTACTGATGCGTCTGCGCTGATCCGCATCGCCTGCCAGTGCGCGATGACCTCGCAGATGGAGGAGAGCAGCCGGGTGCTGCAGAGCCTGGCGGTGGACAGCCGCGATGTAGTTGCTATTGCCGCCGCTGCCCGGGAGCTGGCGACAATTATCGGCTTCGGCGATATCCGCAAGGTGGATACCGCTCCGCTCGTGCCGCTGCTGGAGGAGCTGTTCCGGCGCGGCTGCCTGTTCCTGCTGGATGCGAGCGGCTGCAACGACGAAGCAGCGGCGCTAATGATCAGCGCCATGAATGAGCTGAACGGCATCTCGCTGGAACATAGCGGGACTCTGGATTCTGTCCTGTGGCTTCAGGAGCTGCAGCAGCTGTCACAGCGGGATGACCGTAACCCCCGGCTGTCCGGCTTCGCCTGCGCGATCCTGATGGAGCGGGCTGCGGTCTCTGCGGAAGATGTGGCCGCAGAGGTGTCGCGCCGGCTGTCTCCGGGTATCCCCGCTGATCTGGGGGCGGGCTGGTTCGAAGGGCTGTCGATGCGTAACCGCTACGGCCTGCTGTCACGGATGAGCCTGTGGGAGCAGCTGAATGATTACATTAATGCCCTGGACGATGAGGAATTCAAACGTGCCCTGGTCTTTCTGCGCCGGGCATTCAGCACTTTCTCTCCCCGGGAGAAGACGATGATCTCCGAGCTTCTGGGTGAGCTGTGGGGGGTTAACACAGAACAGGCTGCTGAGATACTTACAGGCGAGCTGAAGGAGGAGGAAGCCAAAATGCTGGATGAGCTGAACGATTTTGACTTCGGTGACCTATAG
- a CDS encoding AAA family ATPase — protein MSTEQSQLQDYMRLPAEVLYREELEALRREDTGRIPAGWQMSPRSVLTFIAGGKAGKTVITPKYIGNTRLIEMAVATLVTDRALLLIGEPGTAKSWLSENLAAAIYGNSGLVVQGTAGTSEEHVRYSWNYAMLLANGPTPEALVKSPIMRAMEDGGIARFEEISRCASEVQDALISILSEKTISVPELGKETSARKGFSIIATANTRDRGVNEMSAALKRRFNIIVLPAPSDLETELSIVKKRVAEIASSYELQASVPADEALLKVVTIFRELRSGMTLDKKEKVKTPAGVISTAEAISLLTNSMALAASFGSGELTDGDLAAGLQGAIVKDDDKDKLVWKEYLDNVMKKKGADWRGLYQACKEMNE, from the coding sequence ATGTCGACGGAACAAAGTCAGCTTCAGGATTACATGCGTCTGCCAGCCGAGGTTCTATACCGTGAGGAACTGGAGGCCTTACGCAGGGAAGATACAGGCCGTATCCCTGCCGGGTGGCAGATGTCGCCGCGTTCGGTGTTAACGTTCATTGCCGGAGGCAAGGCGGGCAAGACCGTGATTACCCCGAAATATATCGGTAACACGCGGCTGATCGAGATGGCGGTGGCCACGCTGGTAACAGACCGGGCGCTGCTCCTGATCGGTGAGCCGGGAACGGCGAAGTCCTGGCTGTCCGAGAATCTGGCGGCTGCGATCTACGGCAACTCGGGCCTGGTTGTGCAAGGGACTGCCGGAACCAGTGAGGAGCATGTACGTTATTCCTGGAACTATGCCATGCTCCTGGCGAACGGGCCAACGCCGGAGGCGCTGGTCAAGAGTCCGATCATGCGGGCAATGGAGGATGGCGGCATAGCCCGGTTTGAGGAGATCTCCCGCTGCGCTTCCGAGGTGCAGGATGCGCTGATCTCCATCCTCTCTGAGAAGACGATCTCTGTGCCAGAGCTGGGCAAGGAGACCAGTGCCCGCAAGGGCTTCTCCATTATTGCCACCGCCAACACGCGTGACCGCGGCGTGAACGAAATGTCAGCGGCGCTCAAGCGCCGGTTCAACATCATCGTGCTGCCGGCACCGTCTGATCTGGAGACTGAGCTGTCTATCGTGAAGAAGCGGGTTGCAGAGATTGCTTCTTCGTATGAGCTTCAGGCTTCCGTTCCGGCTGATGAAGCACTGCTCAAGGTAGTGACGATCTTCCGCGAGCTGCGCAGCGGCATGACGCTCGACAAGAAAGAGAAGGTGAAGACACCGGCCGGTGTAATCTCTACGGCGGAAGCCATCTCCCTGCTGACGAACAGCATGGCCCTGGCAGCCAGCTTCGGCAGCGGAGAATTGACCGACGGGGATCTGGCTGCCGGCCTGCAGGGGGCTATCGTCAAGGATGACGACAAGGATAAGCTGGTCTGGAAGGAATACCTCGATAATGTAATGAAGAAAAAAGGAGCGGACTGGCGCGGATTGTATCAAGCCTGCAAGGAGATGAACGAGTGA
- a CDS encoding MarR family winged helix-turn-helix transcriptional regulator has translation MTDPAQTIEVYHSLLAVARQLRKLAHQSAADLGLTVHQIGILNSLLKHPGQSQKEITERLVFAKSRVSLHIDVLAEKELVTRTASEADRRETRLNLTPAGEALCRQYNEDAYSYQMLGAALDHFSGEEVQSLIQMHSQLLEQLTRNQDNLNTHKAGDE, from the coding sequence ATGACAGATCCGGCGCAGACGATAGAGGTGTATCATTCCTTGCTTGCCGTTGCCCGCCAGCTCCGTAAGCTGGCCCATCAGAGCGCTGCGGATCTCGGTTTAACCGTGCATCAGATCGGTATACTGAATTCTCTCCTCAAGCATCCGGGTCAATCGCAGAAGGAAATAACGGAGCGTCTGGTATTTGCCAAGAGCCGCGTAAGCCTGCATATTGATGTGTTGGCCGAGAAGGAACTGGTGACCCGGACCGCCTCCGAGGCAGACCGCAGGGAAACGAGGCTGAATCTCACACCGGCAGGTGAAGCGCTGTGCAGACAATATAACGAAGACGCCTACTCATACCAAATGCTGGGCGCGGCTCTGGATCATTTTTCCGGAGAAGAAGTCCAGTCGCTCATTCAAATGCACTCACAGCTGCTCGAACAGCTGACCCGGAATCAGGATAACTTAAATACACACAAAGCTGGTGATGAATAA
- a CDS encoding ABC transporter ATP-binding protein: MGRGFGPMGFGGPGHGKLKFDDDEAKPDISKTLLLRIVKYFLPYWKQTLLVMIVLCITAVLGLLPPILIQHIIDRALPDKNLRLLVLLVLASLGTTVVSGLLGVLQNYLNSFISQNIVHDMKNQMYRHLQGMPLQFFSGVKQGEVITRMTSDIAGIQGVFNSTIVNFASNLFILTTTAATLFIMNWKLALLGILVVPLFIMPTRKMGNVRWKLAKETQEKISEQNQIIQETLSLSGYMLMKLFTKEDTELASFRTVNAQATRLQIRESMAGRWFMLVLTTFTSIGPMLIYLYGGYLFIQGELTVGAIITFVALLGRLYGPVMQMTNLYVDVNRSVALFERIFDYFDMDPLIVDSPLALPSSADGQDIVFDKVNFAYQPGKPALREISFTAAAGSLTALVGPSGAGKTTITNLIPRLYELDSGVIRIGGKDIREFTLHSLRSQIGLVTQDTYLFNGTIQENLLYASASATEAEMIAACEAAYIHDFIMKLPEGYNTVVGNRGIKLSGGEKQRISIARVLLKNPPIIIMDEATSSLDTVSEFYIQQAMHQLLLGKTSIVIAHRLSTIMAADTILVVQDGAIVEYGQHASLLADNGVYRDLYNKQFQASESAT, encoded by the coding sequence ATGGGAAGAGGCTTCGGTCCAATGGGATTCGGCGGGCCCGGGCATGGCAAATTAAAGTTCGACGATGATGAGGCGAAGCCGGATATATCCAAGACGCTGCTGCTCCGCATCGTGAAATATTTCCTGCCTTACTGGAAGCAGACCCTGCTGGTGATGATTGTGCTGTGCATTACCGCAGTGCTCGGGCTGCTCCCTCCGATCCTGATTCAGCATATTATTGACCGCGCGCTTCCGGATAAAAACCTGAGGCTGCTGGTTCTGCTCGTTCTTGCCTCACTCGGAACAACTGTAGTGTCCGGTCTGCTGGGAGTGCTGCAGAATTACCTTAACTCTTTTATCTCGCAAAATATTGTCCATGATATGAAAAATCAGATGTACCGCCATTTGCAGGGCATGCCGCTGCAGTTCTTCTCAGGGGTCAAGCAAGGCGAAGTCATCACCCGAATGACCAGTGATATTGCCGGGATACAGGGCGTGTTCAACAGCACCATCGTTAATTTTGCCAGCAATCTGTTCATTCTGACTACGACAGCGGCAACTCTGTTTATTATGAACTGGAAGCTGGCGCTGCTGGGCATACTGGTCGTCCCCCTGTTCATTATGCCAACCCGCAAAATGGGCAATGTACGCTGGAAGCTGGCCAAGGAAACCCAGGAGAAGATCTCCGAGCAAAACCAGATCATCCAGGAAACGCTCAGTCTCAGTGGATATATGCTCATGAAGCTATTCACCAAGGAAGACACCGAGCTGGCAAGCTTCAGAACCGTTAATGCCCAGGCGACTCGCCTGCAGATCAGAGAATCGATGGCCGGCCGCTGGTTTATGCTGGTCCTCACCACCTTCACCAGTATCGGGCCCATGCTGATATATCTGTACGGGGGTTATTTATTTATTCAAGGAGAGCTGACGGTGGGTGCGATTATCACCTTTGTGGCGCTGCTGGGCAGATTATACGGGCCGGTCATGCAAATGACTAATCTGTATGTGGATGTGAACCGGTCGGTGGCGCTGTTTGAACGGATTTTTGACTATTTCGATATGGACCCGCTGATTGTGGATTCGCCGCTGGCCCTGCCAAGCAGTGCTGACGGCCAGGATATCGTCTTCGACAAGGTGAATTTCGCCTATCAGCCGGGCAAACCGGCCCTGCGGGAGATTTCCTTCACGGCTGCCGCCGGATCACTGACTGCGCTGGTCGGCCCCAGCGGAGCGGGTAAAACGACCATTACCAACCTCATCCCCAGACTCTATGAACTGGATTCGGGTGTGATCCGCATCGGCGGCAAAGATATCCGTGAATTCACACTGCACTCCCTGCGTTCTCAGATCGGGCTGGTTACGCAGGATACGTATCTGTTCAACGGAACCATCCAAGAGAATCTGCTCTATGCAAGCGCCAGTGCCACTGAAGCTGAGATGATTGCTGCCTGTGAAGCCGCTTATATTCATGATTTCATTATGAAGCTCCCTGAAGGCTACAATACGGTAGTCGGTAACCGGGGAATCAAGCTGTCCGGCGGAGAGAAGCAGCGGATCTCGATCGCCCGCGTGCTGCTCAAGAATCCGCCCATTATTATCATGGATGAAGCCACCTCGTCACTGGATACAGTGTCGGAGTTCTATATCCAACAGGCGATGCATCAGCTGCTGCTGGGCAAGACCAGCATCGTTATCGCCCACAGGCTTTCCACCATTATGGCTGCCGATACGATTCTCGTCGTTCAGGACGGCGCTATTGTGGAGTATGGACAACATGCTTCTCTGCTGGCGGACAACGGGGTCTACAGGGATTTGTATAACAAGCAGTTTCAGGCGTCAGAGTCCGCCACTTGA